In the Candidatus Rhodoblastus alkanivorans genome, one interval contains:
- the rpe gene encoding ribulose-phosphate 3-epimerase, which yields MTAFDRSIKIAPSILSADFANFGAECRAIEAQGADWVHVDVMDGHYVPNITFGPATCAAIRKHIKGVMDVHLMIAPVDPYIEAFVKAGSDIVTVHAEAGPHLDRSLQLVRSFGAKAGVSLNPSTPASALEFVLDRIDLVLIMTVNPGFGGQSFIESQVEKVKQIRAMIGDRPIHIEIDGGITPETAPLVTAAGADVLVAGSAVFKGGSVDNPEVYGRNIAAIRAAGEAARVKNAA from the coding sequence ATGACCGCCTTCGACCGCAGCATCAAGATCGCGCCTTCGATCCTTTCCGCCGATTTCGCCAATTTCGGCGCGGAATGCCGCGCCATCGAGGCTCAGGGCGCGGATTGGGTCCATGTCGACGTGATGGACGGCCATTACGTCCCCAACATCACTTTCGGCCCGGCGACCTGCGCCGCCATCCGCAAGCACATCAAGGGCGTGATGGACGTCCATCTGATGATCGCTCCGGTCGATCCCTATATCGAGGCCTTCGTCAAGGCGGGCTCGGACATCGTCACCGTCCACGCCGAGGCCGGTCCGCATCTCGACCGCTCGCTGCAGCTGGTGCGGTCCTTCGGCGCCAAGGCCGGCGTGTCGCTCAACCCCTCGACCCCCGCCTCGGCATTGGAATTCGTGCTCGACCGCATCGACCTCGTCCTGATCATGACGGTCAATCCCGGCTTCGGCGGCCAGAGCTTCATTGAAAGCCAGGTCGAGAAGGTAAAACAGATCCGCGCCATGATCGGCGACCGCCCGATCCATATCGAAATCGACGGCGGCATCACCCCCGAGACCGCGCCGCTGGTGACGGCGGCCGGCGCCGACGTGCTGGTCGCGGGCTCCGCCGTGTTCAAGGGCGGCTCGGTGGACAATCCGGAGGTCTACGGCCGCAACATCGCCGCCATCCGCGCGGCCGGCGAAGCGGCAAGGGTGAAGAACGCGGCGTGA